One Halobaculum sp. CBA1158 DNA segment encodes these proteins:
- a CDS encoding S8 family peptidase, which produces MVHRDGRTRREVLRATGAAVATTGLAGMAAGSSGSSGTVEVNVGYADERGKRAARAEASEVVREFAFDAMTLRVNENAISGLRTRPDVRYVEENGTMHALAQQVPWGIDRTDSEVAHANGDTGAGADVAIIDTGIDSDHPDLEANLGSGRAFVSARGPYAEDWDDDNDHGTHCAGTAGADDNAQGVVGVSTEATLHAVKVLDKRGSGSFSDIAAGIEYTADQGWDVGSMSLGASSGSQAVKDACTYAEGKGVFLVAAAGNSGPCSDCVGYPAAYSEVVAVASSASDDSLSGFSSTGPEVEMIAPGTDVYSTIPGGYDTFSGTSMACPHVAGAAGQLMANGYTNSEARARLTDTAEDIGLASNEQGAGLLDTAAALGYDSGDD; this is translated from the coding sequence ATGGTACACCGTGACGGGAGGACACGACGTGAGGTACTGCGAGCGACCGGCGCGGCGGTCGCCACGACCGGGCTGGCGGGGATGGCCGCCGGGTCGTCCGGGTCGTCGGGAACGGTCGAGGTGAACGTCGGGTACGCCGACGAGCGCGGGAAGCGCGCGGCGAGGGCGGAGGCCAGCGAGGTCGTCCGGGAGTTCGCCTTCGACGCGATGACGCTCCGCGTGAACGAGAACGCGATCTCGGGGCTCCGCACGCGTCCCGACGTGCGCTACGTCGAGGAGAACGGGACGATGCACGCGCTGGCTCAGCAGGTCCCCTGGGGGATCGACCGGACCGACTCGGAGGTCGCCCACGCGAACGGGGACACCGGTGCGGGCGCGGATGTGGCGATCATCGACACGGGGATAGACTCGGACCACCCGGACCTGGAGGCGAACCTCGGCTCCGGTCGGGCGTTCGTCTCCGCGCGCGGACCGTACGCCGAAGACTGGGACGACGACAACGACCACGGCACCCACTGTGCGGGCACCGCCGGGGCCGACGACAACGCCCAGGGCGTCGTCGGCGTCTCCACCGAGGCGACGCTACACGCGGTGAAGGTGCTCGACAAGCGCGGCTCCGGCAGCTTCTCCGACATCGCCGCCGGGATCGAGTACACGGCCGACCAGGGGTGGGACGTGGGCTCGATGAGCCTGGGGGCGTCCTCCGGCTCGCAGGCCGTGAAGGACGCCTGCACCTACGCTGAGGGGAAGGGGGTCTTCCTCGTCGCCGCCGCGGGCAACTCCGGCCCGTGCTCCGACTGCGTGGGCTATCCGGCGGCCTACAGCGAGGTCGTGGCGGTCGCCTCGTCGGCGAGCGACGACTCGCTGTCGGGGTTCTCCTCGACGGGTCCCGAGGTCGAGATGATCGCCCCGGGAACCGACGTCTACTCCACGATCCCGGGCGGCTACGACACCTTCTCGGGCACGTCGATGGCCTGTCCGCACGTCGCCGGCGCGGCCGGACAGCTGATGGCGAACGGCTACACCAACTCGGAGGCGCGCGCTCGGCTGACGGACACGGCCGAGGACATCGGCCTCGCGTCGAACGAACAGGGTGCCGGCCTGCTCGACACCGCCGCCGCGCTCGGCTACGATTCCGGGGACGACTGA
- a CDS encoding CopG family transcriptional regulator codes for MAKDTVRYPDEVVDEIDALVEDGVFESKSEFYRFSAEYVLALVNDDWEPETFNYGEIRDELDLQEEPVLIGADGGRDFLNAVITVRRLGLRNDFAEAEQFIDENYETTDRSGMILEELLRVYRDRAEGGSGSGV; via the coding sequence ATGGCGAAAGACACAGTACGGTATCCGGACGAAGTCGTCGACGAGATTGACGCGCTCGTCGAGGACGGCGTCTTCGAGAGCAAGTCCGAGTTCTACCGCTTCTCCGCCGAGTACGTCCTCGCGCTCGTCAACGACGACTGGGAGCCCGAGACGTTCAACTACGGCGAGATCCGCGACGAACTCGACCTCCAGGAGGAGCCCGTACTCATCGGGGCCGACGGGGGCCGCGACTTCCTCAACGCCGTGATCACGGTCCGACGGCTCGGCCTGCGCAACGACTTCGCGGAGGCCGAGCAGTTCATCGACGAGAACTACGAGACGACCGACCGCTCGGGGATGATCCTCGAGGAACTGCTCCGGGTGTACCGCGACCGCGCCGAGGGCGGGTCCGGGTCCGGAGTCTGA
- a CDS encoding winged helix-turn-helix domain-containing protein codes for MSGTLPSGADDDGDADGSPAADGGTAAGAVDAARHADAVDAESADGAERTDAADATDRPGDADRSADGDTGVRVCWLDDEDAGDVIGALGPETARAILSAVHEEPRTASELADCADTSVQNVRHHVSKLEDAELVAATDTRYSVKGREMTVYGPADDPVVVALGDDGERSSLLDSLRGLLGAAAVLAGASLLVQSLFGAGVATTSGPATAPRVGDAVSTTGGAALGTLSPGAAFLAGGVLVLVTVLAADRLRGR; via the coding sequence ATGTCAGGCACGCTCCCGTCGGGCGCGGACGACGACGGCGACGCCGACGGGTCGCCGGCGGCCGACGGCGGGACCGCGGCGGGAGCCGTGGACGCCGCGCGACACGCCGACGCAGTCGACGCCGAGTCGGCCGACGGAGCCGAGCGGACGGACGCGGCCGACGCGACCGATCGCCCGGGCGACGCCGACCGATCGGCCGACGGCGACACGGGCGTCCGCGTCTGCTGGCTCGACGACGAGGACGCCGGCGACGTGATCGGCGCGCTCGGTCCGGAGACGGCGCGGGCGATCCTCTCGGCGGTCCACGAGGAGCCGCGAACCGCATCCGAACTCGCCGACTGCGCCGACACGTCCGTCCAGAACGTCCGCCACCACGTCTCGAAGCTGGAGGACGCCGAACTGGTCGCGGCCACGGACACCCGCTACTCCGTGAAGGGTCGCGAAATGACGGTGTACGGTCCGGCCGACGACCCCGTCGTAGTCGCGCTCGGCGACGACGGCGAGCGCTCCTCGCTGCTCGACTCCCTGCGGGGGCTGCTCGGCGCGGCCGCTGTGCTTGCGGGCGCGAGCCTGCTCGTCCAGTCGCTGTTCGGCGCGGGCGTGGCGACCACCTCGGGGCCGGCGACCGCTCCGCGGGTCGGCGACGCTGTGTCGACCACCGGCGGCGCGGCGCTGGGCACGCTCTCGCCGGGCGCGGCGTTCCTCGCGGGCGGCGTGCTCGTCCTCGTGACCGTGCTCGCGGCCGACCGACTCCGCGGGCGGTGA
- a CDS encoding NAD-dependent epimerase/dehydratase family protein — protein MDLTGSTALVTGGGGLIGSHLADHLQSELDADVRVADDFSKGERDRIPDGVDVVEADLTDEAEAREAVTADLDVVFHLAAYTDTNFDDDRRLFEENTEMTYNVLQAMADAGVSNLAFTSSSTVYGEAPRPTPEDYAPLEPISIYGSSKLADEALVSTYAKSYGFTAWVYRFANIVGPYQRGNVVPDFIQKLQADPDELEILGDGRQEKSYLHVTDCVDAMCHVVEHAERDLNTYNLGSRTTTSVNRIADIVAEEMDLDPAYSYTGGDRGWTGDVPKMRLSIEKLSALGWEPPASSDDAVRAATRDLLAELR, from the coding sequence ATGGACCTGACCGGATCGACCGCGCTCGTCACGGGCGGCGGCGGCCTCATCGGCTCGCACCTCGCGGACCACCTTCAGTCCGAACTCGACGCCGACGTGCGCGTCGCCGACGACTTCTCGAAGGGCGAGCGCGACCGCATCCCCGACGGCGTCGACGTGGTCGAGGCCGACCTCACCGACGAGGCCGAGGCGCGCGAGGCGGTGACGGCCGACCTCGACGTGGTCTTCCACCTCGCCGCCTACACGGACACGAACTTCGACGACGACCGCCGGCTGTTCGAGGAGAACACCGAGATGACGTACAACGTCCTCCAGGCGATGGCGGACGCCGGCGTCTCGAACCTCGCGTTCACCTCCTCCTCGACCGTCTACGGCGAGGCCCCCCGACCCACCCCGGAGGACTACGCGCCCCTCGAACCGATCAGCATCTACGGCTCCTCGAAGCTCGCCGACGAAGCGCTCGTCTCCACGTACGCCAAGAGCTACGGTTTCACCGCGTGGGTGTACCGCTTCGCCAACATCGTCGGCCCGTACCAGCGCGGCAACGTCGTCCCCGACTTCATCCAGAAGCTCCAGGCCGACCCCGACGAACTGGAGATCCTCGGCGACGGCCGCCAGGAGAAGTCCTACCTCCACGTCACCGACTGCGTCGACGCGATGTGCCACGTCGTCGAACACGCCGAGCGCGACCTCAACACGTACAACCTCGGCTCGAGAACCACGACCTCGGTGAACCGCATCGCCGACATCGTCGCCGAAGAGATGGACCTCGACCCCGCCTACAGCTACACCGGCGGCGACCGCGGCTGGACGGGCGACGTGCCGAAGATGCGCCTCTCGATCGAGAAGCTCTCGGCGCTGGGCTGGGAGCCGCCCGCCTCCAGCGACGACGCCGTCCGCGCCGCCACCCGCGACCTGCTGGCGGAACTGCGGTGA
- a CDS encoding BsuPI-related putative proteinase inhibitor produces MTDTIDASLTVAPTERGVDLTLTVENTGTEPVELSFADGQRAEFVARGVGDEDRAGNDDRVSNEDRASNDDRAGDDSGNAASEAWRWSEGRAFAMALGSDSLEPGERVAYDAEWPSPPAGEYEVTGSLSATNADATASMTVVVPAE; encoded by the coding sequence ATGACCGACACGATCGACGCGAGCCTGACGGTCGCGCCGACCGAGCGGGGGGTCGACCTCACGCTGACGGTCGAGAACACGGGGACGGAGCCGGTGGAGCTGTCGTTCGCGGACGGCCAGCGCGCGGAGTTCGTCGCCCGCGGGGTCGGCGACGAGGACCGCGCGGGCAACGACGACCGCGTGAGCAACGAGGACCGCGCGAGCAACGACGACCGGGCCGGCGACGACTCGGGGAACGCCGCAAGCGAGGCGTGGCGCTGGAGCGAGGGGCGGGCGTTCGCGATGGCGCTCGGGAGCGACTCGCTCGAGCCGGGTGAACGCGTCGCCTACGACGCCGAGTGGCCGTCGCCGCCGGCGGGCGAGTACGAGGTGACCGGGTCGCTCTCGGCGACGAACGCCGACGCGACGGCGTCGATGACCGTCGTCGTTCCGGCGGAGTAA
- a CDS encoding MFS transporter, with amino-acid sequence MKRPSLDAVRGFDRAVYVVAVGQLINVFGGGLVYPFATVHFHLEVGIALSVVGLGLGSKSVATAGGTAVGGFLADAVGRKPVMVASMAMTAVALAAFAFVPALATAVPPGLVAVTGVSALGVAFVGVCVVSGLVRGLYTPASHAMTADLTDSEDRDRGYALLKVANNVGFGAGFVVGGVLYSLASVAVFVADGATSAVVALVILLFVPRVDAGGDDADSDADRDRDADRDSDADRDRDADRDRDADRDRGGHDAEPGALAAWWAAATRPRVIALAGVNVGFAVMYAQMQTTVPVVAKEGLGLTAAQLGTLYVVNPVTIVALQIPLVDAVGGWRRTRGLVASACLWGLSMLAAWAADLASVSETAGLAAPTVLLGVAMVGGHLFLRTVGEVLHSPIASALMSDLGTTAERGTQLSMLEVAKRLGIGLGSFAGGLFFDYGYSELLWPTLVAVCALVAVALLALERSLSPRENGAHADATAAGADG; translated from the coding sequence GTGAAGCGACCGTCCCTGGACGCGGTTCGGGGGTTCGACCGCGCAGTCTACGTCGTCGCCGTCGGCCAGTTGATCAATGTCTTCGGCGGCGGGCTCGTCTATCCGTTCGCGACCGTCCACTTCCACCTGGAGGTGGGCATCGCGCTGTCGGTCGTCGGCCTCGGCCTCGGATCGAAGAGCGTCGCGACCGCCGGCGGCACCGCCGTCGGCGGCTTCCTCGCGGACGCCGTCGGGCGCAAGCCGGTGATGGTGGCCTCGATGGCGATGACGGCGGTCGCGCTGGCGGCGTTCGCGTTCGTCCCCGCGCTGGCGACGGCGGTGCCGCCGGGACTGGTCGCCGTCACGGGCGTCTCGGCGCTGGGCGTCGCGTTCGTCGGCGTCTGCGTCGTCTCGGGGCTCGTCCGCGGGCTGTACACCCCCGCGAGCCACGCGATGACCGCCGACCTCACCGACTCCGAGGATCGCGACCGGGGGTACGCCCTCCTGAAGGTGGCGAACAACGTCGGCTTCGGCGCGGGGTTCGTCGTCGGCGGGGTCCTCTACTCGCTTGCCTCGGTCGCCGTCTTCGTCGCCGACGGGGCCACCTCCGCGGTCGTCGCGCTCGTGATCCTGCTGTTCGTCCCGCGGGTCGACGCCGGCGGCGACGACGCCGACAGCGACGCGGACCGCGACCGCGACGCAGACCGCGACAGCGACGCGGACCGCGACCGCGACGCGGATCGGGACCGTGACGCAGACCGCGACCGCGGAGGTCACGACGCCGAACCGGGTGCGCTCGCGGCGTGGTGGGCGGCCGCGACCCGTCCGCGGGTGATCGCGCTGGCCGGCGTCAACGTCGGCTTCGCGGTGATGTACGCACAGATGCAGACGACCGTCCCCGTCGTCGCCAAGGAGGGACTCGGGCTCACGGCCGCCCAACTGGGCACGCTGTACGTCGTCAACCCCGTGACGATCGTCGCCCTCCAGATCCCGCTGGTGGACGCCGTGGGCGGCTGGCGGCGCACCCGCGGACTCGTTGCCTCGGCGTGCCTGTGGGGGCTGTCGATGCTCGCGGCGTGGGCGGCGGACCTCGCGTCGGTGTCCGAGACGGCCGGGCTGGCCGCGCCGACCGTGCTCCTCGGGGTCGCGATGGTCGGCGGACACCTGTTCCTCCGGACGGTCGGCGAGGTGCTCCACTCGCCGATCGCCTCGGCGCTGATGTCGGATCTCGGCACGACGGCCGAGCGCGGCACCCAGCTATCGATGCTCGAGGTCGCGAAGCGACTGGGGATCGGGCTCGGTTCCTTCGCCGGCGGGCTGTTCTTCGATTACGGCTACTCGGAGCTGTTGTGGCCGACGCTGGTGGCCGTCTGCGCTCTCGTCGCGGTCGCGCTGCTCGCGCTGGAGCGGTCGCTGTCGCCGCGGGAGAACGGGGCACACGCCGACGCGACAGCGGCCGGAGCCGACGGGTAG
- a CDS encoding DUF2797 domain-containing protein has product MQVVGYETPAGALFVSDASPRESVDDAAVERVALDPGTELSWRLGDRRCAGALHEGGHVACDAAAAPYCDAHRSTWVCARCTGTCLKDEMDCFDDHAVYVAAFAPDIFKVGVTKEWRLDTRLREQGADRAIHLRTVANGRIAREIEAGIAAHGLERGAGEPTEEREDDGLPDRVRVPTKVAGLAASVDGDAWARLLDGVDYEASFSFEYGLDLAERPVSETLASGTVIGTKGRILAVENGGTTYAVDMRDLVGHELHEGGSDREIQSSLGAFG; this is encoded by the coding sequence GTGCAGGTCGTGGGGTACGAGACGCCGGCGGGCGCGCTGTTCGTCAGCGACGCGTCCCCGAGGGAGTCGGTCGACGACGCGGCCGTCGAACGCGTCGCGCTCGACCCCGGGACCGAGCTCTCGTGGCGACTCGGCGACCGGCGGTGTGCGGGCGCGCTCCACGAGGGCGGACACGTCGCCTGCGACGCCGCGGCCGCGCCCTACTGCGATGCGCACCGGTCGACGTGGGTGTGCGCTCGGTGTACCGGGACGTGCCTGAAAGACGAGATGGACTGCTTCGACGACCACGCGGTCTACGTCGCCGCGTTCGCCCCGGATATATTCAAGGTGGGCGTGACGAAGGAGTGGCGTCTCGACACCCGCCTGCGCGAGCAGGGCGCGGACCGAGCGATCCACCTTCGAACCGTCGCGAACGGCCGGATCGCCCGCGAGATCGAAGCCGGGATCGCGGCCCACGGCCTGGAGCGCGGAGCGGGGGAGCCGACCGAGGAGCGCGAGGACGACGGCCTCCCGGACCGCGTCCGCGTCCCGACGAAGGTCGCCGGCCTAGCCGCCTCCGTCGACGGCGACGCGTGGGCGCGACTGCTCGACGGCGTCGACTACGAGGCGTCGTTCTCCTTCGAGTACGGCCTCGATCTGGCGGAGCGTCCGGTGAGCGAGACGCTGGCGTCGGGCACGGTCATCGGGACGAAGGGGCGGATCCTGGCCGTGGAGAACGGGGGCACGACGTACGCCGTCGACATGCGCGACCTCGTCGGCCACGAACTCCACGAGGGGGGAAGCGACCGCGAGATCCAGTCGAGCCTCGGGGCGTTCGGGTAG
- a CDS encoding HAMP domain-containing methyl-accepting chemotaxis protein — protein MVRLLRRSFAAKLLVGFALTTGAVVGYGLVTRNVVGTILMATAGQVVLGAYLGTNTVVSMRTLEEQTEAIADGDLDVAVRTSRVDELGRVYSSVDRMRRSLATRIEEADEARAEAEAAEARAQSLADDYQRTATDYAETMRAVADGDLRRRVDVDHDHRAMETVGEAFNDAVDELEAALARVDTFATDVADGATDVRESAERIDDRTADVLAATDDIDAATDEQRATARTGAEETADLSSTAEEVAATTEDLVERTDEAADASAEARTAAGDAIETMGDVDETMSEAVDRIETLDDATAEITEAAELIRDIAEQTNLLALNASIEAARAGGGGGADGDGFAVVAEEVKSLAEDTGDRADAIAGMIDEVRTETERAVEAIRETSEQVSDGSTTVAEAVDRLDDIAEAVDDLDQGVREISDATAEQASAAVGVSETIDDLAENSDRTADRAAEANAAASEQSAAVDAVVEESEAFRERSGDLIEVLSQFELRESRGTDRVAAGSDPDTAGSAGSAPTAVSDGGDPLDESGRTDGGDRR, from the coding sequence ATGGTACGACTGCTTCGACGGAGTTTCGCGGCGAAGCTCCTGGTTGGCTTCGCGCTCACGACGGGTGCGGTGGTCGGCTACGGGCTCGTGACGCGAAACGTCGTCGGAACGATACTGATGGCGACAGCCGGACAGGTGGTGTTGGGCGCGTACCTCGGGACGAACACGGTCGTCTCGATGCGGACGCTCGAGGAACAGACGGAGGCGATCGCCGACGGGGACCTCGACGTGGCGGTGCGGACCTCCCGCGTGGACGAGTTGGGCCGCGTGTACAGTTCCGTCGACCGGATGCGACGATCGCTGGCGACGCGGATCGAGGAGGCCGACGAGGCGCGCGCGGAGGCCGAAGCCGCGGAGGCGCGGGCGCAGTCGCTGGCGGACGACTACCAGCGGACGGCGACGGACTACGCCGAGACCATGCGCGCGGTCGCCGACGGCGACCTCCGGCGGCGCGTGGACGTGGACCACGACCACCGGGCGATGGAGACCGTCGGCGAGGCGTTCAACGACGCGGTCGACGAACTGGAGGCCGCGCTCGCGCGCGTCGACACGTTCGCGACCGACGTGGCCGACGGGGCCACCGACGTCCGCGAGTCGGCAGAGCGGATCGACGACCGCACGGCCGACGTGCTCGCGGCGACCGACGACATCGACGCCGCGACCGACGAGCAGCGCGCGACCGCCCGGACCGGCGCTGAGGAGACGGCCGACCTCTCCTCGACCGCCGAGGAGGTGGCCGCGACGACCGAGGACCTCGTCGAGCGGACCGACGAGGCCGCCGACGCCTCCGCGGAGGCGCGGACGGCCGCCGGCGACGCCATCGAGACGATGGGCGACGTGGACGAGACGATGAGCGAGGCGGTCGACAGGATCGAGACGCTCGACGACGCGACCGCCGAGATCACCGAGGCGGCCGAGCTCATCCGCGACATCGCCGAGCAGACGAACCTGCTCGCGCTCAACGCGTCGATCGAGGCGGCCCGCGCCGGCGGCGGGGGCGGTGCCGACGGCGACGGGTTCGCGGTCGTCGCCGAGGAGGTCAAGAGCCTCGCGGAGGACACCGGCGACCGCGCGGACGCGATCGCGGGGATGATCGACGAGGTTCGCACGGAGACCGAGCGCGCCGTCGAGGCGATCCGCGAGACGAGCGAACAGGTGAGCGACGGGTCGACCACGGTCGCGGAGGCGGTCGACCGACTCGACGACATCGCCGAGGCCGTCGACGACCTCGACCAGGGCGTCCGAGAGATCAGCGACGCCACGGCCGAGCAGGCCTCCGCGGCCGTCGGCGTGTCCGAGACGATCGACGACCTCGCGGAGAACAGCGACCGAACCGCCGACCGCGCCGCCGAGGCCAACGCGGCCGCGAGCGAGCAGTCGGCCGCCGTCGACGCCGTCGTCGAGGAGTCGGAGGCGTTCCGCGAGCGCTCGGGCGACCTGATCGAGGTGCTCTCGCAGTTCGAACTCCGCGAGTCGCGCGGGACCGACCGCGTCGCCGCTGGGAGCGATCCGGACACGGCCGGGAGCGCGGGGTCCGCGCCGACGGCTGTGAGCGACGGGGGCGACCCGTTGGACGAGTCGGGGCGAACCGACGGGGGTGACCGCCGATGA
- a CDS encoding DNA mismatch repair protein, translating to MRLERYWGVGPKTAETLRDSLGEEAAVAAIESADVRALVDAGVPRGRATRVLRRANGEAAMDLFGTPDARDVYDDLLDLAAGYAVTDHAADRVRVLTPLASDERREDRLDDVIEARDAWASLDDADREAVLSAFAEYDDAGGTDRAAVECALALRAAGLRGGTFAALDGLDEDALREAADALAALSGEGVAAGADERLDRLRERADSARDLADSAYDVVETVRERGARDADAFQSAVVEYVAGETGLDRGRVQSAAPDEAVDSADFVGATLRTLAGELEADAEERAEAVRADLEADVEAAGADVAGVVDAVADIAVLLSLGRFAAAHGLSRPVLGGDGVAVADARNLLLSGEVQPVTYGVGDHSLDITAPDGDRVSVLTGANSGGKTTLLETLCQVVVLASMGLPVPAEAAEIGRFDAVVFHRRHASFNAGVLESTLKSVVPPLVGEGRTLMLVDEFEAITEPGRAADLLNGLVELTVDRGAVGVYVTHLAADLSPLPAAARVDGIFAEGLTNDLELLVDYQPRFGVVGKSTPEFIVSRLVANASDRAVRQGFEELASAVGEEAVQRTLSDAEWTAREK from the coding sequence GTGCGACTCGAACGGTACTGGGGCGTCGGCCCGAAGACGGCCGAGACGCTCCGCGACTCACTGGGCGAGGAGGCCGCCGTCGCAGCCATCGAGTCTGCCGACGTGCGCGCGCTCGTCGACGCCGGCGTTCCGCGGGGGCGCGCGACCCGCGTGCTCCGCCGCGCGAACGGCGAGGCCGCGATGGACCTCTTCGGCACGCCCGACGCCCGCGACGTGTACGACGACCTGCTCGACCTCGCGGCGGGCTACGCCGTGACCGACCACGCGGCCGACCGGGTGCGCGTGCTCACTCCCCTCGCGAGCGACGAGCGCCGCGAGGACCGCCTCGACGACGTGATCGAGGCGCGCGACGCGTGGGCCAGCCTCGACGACGCCGACCGGGAGGCGGTGCTGTCGGCGTTCGCCGAGTACGACGACGCCGGCGGCACCGACCGCGCGGCCGTCGAGTGCGCGCTCGCGCTCCGGGCGGCGGGCCTGCGCGGGGGCACCTTCGCGGCGCTGGACGGCCTCGACGAGGACGCCCTCCGCGAGGCGGCCGACGCGCTCGCGGCCCTCTCGGGCGAGGGGGTCGCCGCCGGCGCGGACGAGCGCCTCGACCGACTGCGCGAGCGGGCCGACAGCGCCCGCGACCTCGCCGACTCGGCGTACGACGTGGTGGAGACGGTCCGCGAGCGCGGCGCGCGCGACGCCGACGCGTTCCAGTCGGCGGTCGTCGAGTACGTCGCCGGCGAGACGGGGCTCGATCGCGGGCGGGTCCAATCGGCCGCCCCCGACGAGGCCGTCGACTCGGCGGACTTCGTCGGCGCGACGCTTCGCACCCTCGCGGGCGAACTGGAAGCGGACGCCGAGGAACGGGCCGAGGCCGTGCGCGCGGACCTGGAGGCCGACGTGGAGGCCGCCGGCGCGGACGTGGCTGGCGTCGTCGACGCCGTCGCCGACATCGCCGTCCTCCTCTCGCTGGGGCGATTCGCCGCGGCACACGGCCTCTCGCGTCCGGTCCTCGGCGGCGACGGCGTCGCCGTCGCGGACGCGCGCAACCTCCTCCTCTCGGGGGAGGTACAGCCCGTCACCTACGGCGTCGGCGACCACTCGCTCGACATCACCGCGCCCGACGGGGACCGGGTCTCCGTGCTCACCGGGGCGAACTCCGGCGGGAAGACGACGCTGTTGGAGACGCTGTGCCAGGTGGTCGTGCTCGCGTCGATGGGGCTGCCGGTGCCCGCCGAGGCCGCCGAGATCGGTCGCTTCGACGCGGTCGTGTTCCACCGGCGGCACGCATCGTTCAACGCCGGCGTGCTGGAGTCGACGCTGAAGTCGGTCGTCCCGCCGCTGGTCGGCGAGGGCCGCACCCTGATGCTCGTCGACGAGTTCGAGGCGATCACGGAGCCCGGTCGGGCCGCGGACCTCCTGAACGGGCTCGTGGAACTGACCGTCGACCGCGGCGCGGTCGGCGTCTACGTCACCCACCTCGCGGCGGACCTCTCGCCGCTGCCGGCGGCCGCCCGGGTCGACGGGATCTTCGCGGAGGGGCTGACGAACGACCTGGAACTCCTCGTCGATTACCAGCCGCGCTTCGGCGTCGTCGGCAAGTCCACGCCGGAGTTCATCGTCTCGCGACTGGTCGCGAACGCCTCCGACCGCGCGGTCCGCCAGGGGTTCGAGGAACTCGCGTCGGCCGTCGGCGAGGAGGCAGTCCAGCGAACGCTCTCGGACGCCGAGTGGACGGCCCGCGAGAAGTAA
- a CDS encoding bacteriorhodopsin yields the protein MIADALTPSIDGISSLVYGAGTLGMAVGIVVVWWLLRDETLDSDAGQFRYLLVIPAFATLSYASMTLGIGVFSVNGYDVEGMRYLDWLVTTPVLVGYVGHVVDVDRSVVYSAVGLDALMILTGFVATTTTGTVRWAGFAVSSLAFFLMLYIMFVQYPKRANTTTPERKRLFLRLRNQVGVLWLLYPVIWLASPVGFGLVSTLGTAMLVTFMDVAAKVPYTWVVHEHRGIFRNDRVDEVAAGSDPEATDATDAPVATAD from the coding sequence ATGATCGCGGACGCGCTGACCCCCTCGATCGACGGCATCAGTTCGCTCGTGTACGGTGCCGGAACGCTCGGCATGGCGGTCGGGATCGTCGTCGTCTGGTGGCTGCTGCGCGACGAGACGCTCGATTCCGACGCCGGGCAGTTCCGCTACCTCCTCGTGATCCCCGCGTTCGCGACGCTGTCGTACGCGTCGATGACGTTGGGTATCGGCGTGTTCTCCGTGAACGGCTACGACGTCGAGGGGATGCGCTACCTCGACTGGCTCGTGACGACGCCGGTGCTCGTCGGCTACGTCGGCCACGTCGTCGACGTCGACCGATCGGTCGTGTACAGCGCCGTCGGCCTCGACGCGCTGATGATACTGACGGGCTTCGTCGCAACGACGACGACCGGGACGGTCCGATGGGCCGGGTTCGCGGTCTCGTCGCTGGCGTTCTTCCTCATGCTGTACATCATGTTCGTCCAGTATCCCAAGCGGGCGAACACGACGACGCCGGAGCGCAAGCGGCTGTTCCTCCGCCTGCGCAACCAGGTCGGAGTGCTCTGGCTGCTGTATCCGGTCATCTGGCTCGCGAGCCCGGTCGGATTCGGGCTGGTCTCGACGCTCGGCACCGCCATGCTCGTGACGTTCATGGACGTCGCCGCGAAGGTGCCGTACACGTGGGTCGTCCACGAACACCGCGGCATCTTCCGGAACGACCGCGTCGATGAGGTCGCCGCCGGATCGGACCCGGAGGCGACGGACGCGACGGACGCGCCGGTCGCGACCGCGGACTGA